CGCGTCGGCTCGAGGTGACGGCCTATCTCGGCCGCGATCGAATCGCCGCGGCGGTGGATGCCGATGAGGATGAGGCGGGCGTCGGGCTCGATCGCCCGGTCAAGCTGCGCGGAAAGCTCGGCAAGGAGCCCTCGGGCAGCGGCCTCGTCGAGGACGTTGTGCGTCAGTGTCGTCTCGGCTTCGCTCGATCCGTCGCGCGGCTCGGCGCCGGCAGCCGTGGCTGCTCGGGCGGCCTCCTCGGGCGGGAGTATAGATCGCCCCCCTGCCGCGATCAACGTCGCCCGCATCCCCTCTCCCCGCGTCGACCTGCGCGTCGACCTGCGTTGACCCTCGCGAGATCGCCCCGGTAGGTTCGGGCATGCGCATACGATCCGACATCTTCCGGCACGCCGGACGGTGGCTTGTGTTGCCGGTGCTCGTCCTGTCCGCCTCTCTCCCCGGCGCCGTCTTTGCGCAGGACGGCCCCTCGCTCAACGTGGAGGGGCCCGCCGTCGTCCTCACGAACGTTCCCTTCTCTCTCACACTCCACACGGAAGACGGGGAGAACGCCCGCTATCGCGTGAGATCCGCCTCGGGACGCGAACTCGCCGCCGGCGATCTGCCCATCCGCTCCGAGACCTCCGTCAGCGGGCTGCGGGCCGCGGAAGGGGCCCTCCCGCTCTCCGTGGAGATGACGTCGGATGGGGGGTCGGCGAGTGCAAGCGTGGATCCGCCGCAATTCCCGGGCTGGGTCAGCCTCCTTCCGCCGATCATCGCCATCGCCCTAGCGCTCATCTTCCGCCACGTCGTCGTGTCGCTCTTCTTCGGCATCTGGCTGGGCGGATTCTTCATCGCCGGCCTCGACCCGCTCGCCGGGCTGGGCCGCACCATGGACACGTTCATCGTCCCTTCCCTCGCCGACACGGACAACGCCTCGATCCTCATGTTCTCCGCGCTGCTGAGCGCGATGGTGGGGGTAATCTCGCGCTCCGGGGGCACGCGCGGGATCGTCGAAGCCCTGCGGCCGCTGGCCACCACGCCGCGCCGCGCGCAACTCGCCACCTTCTTCGCAGGCGTGGGCATCTTCTTCGACGACTACGCGAACACGCTCATCGTCGGGAACACGTTCCGCCCCGTCACGGACAAGCTGAAGGTCTCGCGGGAGAAGCTGGCCTATCTCGTGGATTCGACGGCCGCCCCCGTCGTCACGATCGCCTTCGTGTCGACGTGGGTCGGCTTCGAGATCTCGCTGATCCGCGACGGACTCCGGATTGCCGCCGAGCAGACCGCCGACCCCGCGCTGGCCGGGGCGCTCGCCTCCGCGAGCCCCTTCACGGTCTTCCTGAGCAGCATTCCGTACCTCTTCTATCCCATCCTCGCCCTGTTCATGGTCGCGGCGGTGATCGCCTCGCAGCGGGATTTCGGCCCCATGCACGGAGCGGAGGTGAGGGCACGCACCGGCGGCGGCGTCTTCCGGCCGGGGTCGCAGCTGATGGTGAACTCCGAGGAGACGGGACTCGATGCGCCGGAGGGCGTGCCCCTGCGCTGGTACAATGCGGCGATCCCCGTGCTGACGGTGGTCCTGACGGTCCTTTTCGGGCTGTATTTCGACGGCCGCGGTGCCGTGGGGCCGGCCTCGCTCTGGGACACGTTCGGCGCGGCGGACCCGTTCAAGGCGATCCTGTGGGGTTCGCTCGCCGGCTGCCTGGTCGCGATCGGGCTGGCAGTGACGCAGCGCATCCTGACGCTGAGCCAGGCGCTCGACGGCTGGCTCGCCGGCATCCGGGCGATGACGATGGGGTTCGTCATCCTCACCCTCGCGTGGTCGCTCGGCGAGGTTACGAGTCAGCTCGCGACGGCGCCGTACCTGACCCAGATCCTCGAAGGCAACCTCGCGCCGGAACTCGTCCCGGTCATCACTTTCGTGACGGCCGCGATCGTCAGCTTCTGCACCGGCACCTCGTGGGCCACGATGACCATCCTGCTCCCGCTCGTGGTCCCGCTTATCGTCGCCCTCGGCGGCGCCACGGGCTTCGAGGCCGGAGGCGGCGAGCTGCTCGTGAGTTCGATCAGTTCGGTCCTCGCCGGGTCGATCTTCGGGGACCACTGCTCGCCCATCTCCGACACGACCGTGCTCAGCTCGATGGCGTCGGCGTGCGACCACATGGACCACGTGCGAACGCAACTTCCCTACGCGCTCGTCGTCGCGGTGGCCGCGATGCTCTTCGGCCATGTGGGGACGTCTTACGGACTGTCGCCCTGGATCGCCCACCTGCTGGGGATCGGCACGGTCATCGTCGTGCTGCGCTTCGTCGGAAGGCCCGTTCCCGCGGGAAGCTGACGGCCCCGGCGTCGCGCGCACACGCGGGGTCGTCCCCCGGGGCCGGCGGGCAGCCGCCGTGACGCGGATTTCGTGACACGCGATTGATAATCCATTATCATCACGCCCTGATGAAAAACTCTCTCGCAACTCTCGCAACGGCCCCGTCGAGGGTCTCGTCGGGTGCGTCTCTGGCTTCGGGATCGCGCGTGGTGGCGTGCGCCGCGGTCTGGTGCGGCGTGCACTGTGCGCTCACGCCGTTTCTCGTCGCGGCGGCACCCGCGCTTGCGCTCTCCGAGGGCGTCGAGCGAGCGGTTTGGGCCGGGACCTTCGTCCTCGGCGCGGTCATGCTCGCCCTGGGCCCGGCCCGCAGGAACGCGGCGGTGCTGCTCATCTTCGCGGGGGGGACCGCACTCTGGTTCGCCTCCCTCGCCGGTTGGCTCGAGCCGCTGCCCGAGACCGGGACGTCGACCGCCGGCAGCCTGGTCCTCGCAGGCGCGCTTTTTCAGGGCGCCCGCATCTGCCAGGCCGGCGCGGGCGCGTGCGCGGTATGTGACGAAGAGGAGCCCACGGATCAACGAAGCTGACGCCGACCGTCCCCTCTGGTCCGGGTAGACTGCCAATGCAACGAGACACCCGTCAACGCAGGGCGATTCGGGACGTGTTCATGAGCGTCGCGCGCCCCCTCACGGCGGATGAGGTCCTCGAGCACGGCCGGCGGATCGTGCCGTCGCTCGGGATCGCGACCGTCTATCGGAACGTGAAGGCCCTCGTCGCCGAAGGGTGGCTGTCGGAAGTCGAGCTTCCGGGCGGTGGGCTTCGGTACGAGTTGGCCGGCGGGCCGCATCACCACCACTTCCTCTGCCGCACGTGCGATCAGGTGTTCGACGTGCACCACTGTCCGGATGAAATCGAAGAGTGGGCCCCCGAGAGCTTCGAGGTCGAAAGCCACGAGCTGGTCCTCTTCGGCCGCTGCGAGGAGTGCGTCTGACCGGCCGCCCGGCCGCTTTGACGCCGCAGCCGCCGCGCTAGCGCCGCTGGCGGAAGAAGTCCCGCAGGAGACGCGCGGATTCCTCGGCAAGCACGCCGGGCACGAGCTCCACTCGATGGTTCAGCCGCGGGTCGCAGACCAGGTTCTCGACCGAGCCACACATCCCCGCCTTGGGATCCGCGGCCCCGAACACGACGGTGCGGACGCGGGCCAGGACCGCGGCGCCGGCGCACATCGCGCACGGTTCGAGGGTGGCGTACAGGGTGTGTCCCTCCAGCCGCCAGTCGCCGAGGCGGGCGGCGGCGGCGCGCAACGCCAGAACCTCCGCGTGTGCCGTAGGGTCGGAGTCCGCGCGAGTCCGGTTATGCGCCTCCGCCACGATCTCGCCCCCCGCGTCGAGGACGAGCGCGGCGACGGGCACCTCCCCCCTCTCCCCGCCGAGCGTCGCGAGTTCCAGCGCCCGCCGCATCGGCGCCTCGTGCTCCGCGGGCCAGGTCCGGTTCACGCCGTGGCCATCCGGGCGTCGAGGGCACGGGCTGCGGCGAGAACCCGGGCCAGCGTCCGCTCCCGTCCCATCGCTTCGAGCACCTCGAAGATGCCGGGGCTCACAGCCTGGCCCATGAGCGCAACGCGGAGGGGATTGATGATCCGCCCCGCGCCGACCTCGAGTTCCGCCGCGAGACCCCGCACCTCGGATTCCAGCGTCTGCACGTCGCGGAACGCCGCCTCCCCGGCGAGACGCTCTGCCAGAAGCCGGAGGTGGAAGGCCGTCTCCTCCGGCCGTTTCCAGAAACGCTTCACCGCATCTTCGTCGTAGCGGATGCCCGCGGCGAAGAAGGGAGAGACCTGCCGCGCGAGCGCGGGCAGCGTCCGCGGACGTCCCTTCACGAGATCGATGATCCGCGCCAGGCGCTCGGGCGAGGAATCGAGTCCGGGGTGGGTCTCGGAAAGGTCCCGCCCGTCCTCCCGCGCCTCCCGGCCGAGAATCTCGACGACGGCTCCGGCCAGGTCGGCCGCCGGAGCGTCGGCGATGTGGCGCCCGTTCAGCCAGCCGAGCTTCTCGAGATCGAACACCGCGCTCTTCTTCAGCACGCGGCTGATCGAAAACGCTTTCGTCAGGCCTCCGACATCGAACACCTCCCGGTCGTCTCCCGGAGACCAGCCGAGGAGCGCGAGGAAGTTCACCATCCCATCGGGCAGGTAGCCCTCGTCGCGATAGGCGAGGACGGACATCGCGCCGTGGCGCTTGGAGAGTCGCTTGCCGTCCGAGCCGAGGATCAGGGGCACGTGTCCGAAGGCGGGGAGCGGCCGGCCGAGGGCGCGATAGAGGAGGATCTGCTTCGGCGTGTTCGAGAGATGGTCATCGCCGCGGATCACATGCGTCATCCCCGCCTCCGCGTCATCGGAGACGACGGCGAGATTATAGACGGGCGTCCCGTCGGAACGGAGGATGATGAAGTCGTCGATCGACCCGGCCGGGAACGACATCGGCCCGTGGATCATGTCCTCCCACTCGATCGCCTCCTCCGGCGCCCGAACCCGGACGGCGAACGGCTCCCCCGCATCGGCCCGCGCGTCGGAGACGGCGGCGTCCAACCGCCCGCAGCGGCCGTCGTACCCGTATCCCGCCCCGGCCCGCTTCGCCTCCTCGCGCCGCGCGGCGAGTTCCTCCGCAGTGCAGAAACACCGGTAGGCGGCCCCCTGGCGGAGCAGCTTCAGGGCATCGCGCCGGTGGCGCTCGACGCCGTCCGCCTGGAACACCGGACCCTCGTCCACCTCCAGACCCAG
This is a stretch of genomic DNA from Candidatus Palauibacter polyketidifaciens. It encodes these proteins:
- a CDS encoding Na+/H+ antiporter NhaC family protein, with amino-acid sequence MRIRSDIFRHAGRWLVLPVLVLSASLPGAVFAQDGPSLNVEGPAVVLTNVPFSLTLHTEDGENARYRVRSASGRELAAGDLPIRSETSVSGLRAAEGALPLSVEMTSDGGSASASVDPPQFPGWVSLLPPIIAIALALIFRHVVVSLFFGIWLGGFFIAGLDPLAGLGRTMDTFIVPSLADTDNASILMFSALLSAMVGVISRSGGTRGIVEALRPLATTPRRAQLATFFAGVGIFFDDYANTLIVGNTFRPVTDKLKVSREKLAYLVDSTAAPVVTIAFVSTWVGFEISLIRDGLRIAAEQTADPALAGALASASPFTVFLSSIPYLFYPILALFMVAAVIASQRDFGPMHGAEVRARTGGGVFRPGSQLMVNSEETGLDAPEGVPLRWYNAAIPVLTVVLTVLFGLYFDGRGAVGPASLWDTFGAADPFKAILWGSLAGCLVAIGLAVTQRILTLSQALDGWLAGIRAMTMGFVILTLAWSLGEVTSQLATAPYLTQILEGNLAPELVPVITFVTAAIVSFCTGTSWATMTILLPLVVPLIVALGGATGFEAGGGELLVSSISSVLAGSIFGDHCSPISDTTVLSSMASACDHMDHVRTQLPYALVVAVAAMLFGHVGTSYGLSPWIAHLLGIGTVIVVLRFVGRPVPAGS
- a CDS encoding MerC family mercury resistance protein — protein: MACAAVWCGVHCALTPFLVAAAPALALSEGVERAVWAGTFVLGAVMLALGPARRNAAVLLIFAGGTALWFASLAGWLEPLPETGTSTAGSLVLAGALFQGARICQAGAGACAVCDEEEPTDQRS
- a CDS encoding transcriptional repressor, giving the protein MQRDTRQRRAIRDVFMSVARPLTADEVLEHGRRIVPSLGIATVYRNVKALVAEGWLSEVELPGGGLRYELAGGPHHHHFLCRTCDQVFDVHHCPDEIEEWAPESFEVESHELVLFGRCEECV
- the tadA gene encoding tRNA adenosine(34) deaminase TadA produces the protein MNRTWPAEHEAPMRRALELATLGGERGEVPVAALVLDAGGEIVAEAHNRTRADSDPTAHAEVLALRAAAARLGDWRLEGHTLYATLEPCAMCAGAAVLARVRTVVFGAADPKAGMCGSVENLVCDPRLNHRVELVPGVLAEESARLLRDFFRQRR
- the gltX gene encoding glutamate--tRNA ligase, translated to MTVRVRFAPSPTGFLHVGGARTALFNWLYARSAGGTFLLRVEDTDRARSRPEHTQAIVDGLAWLGLEVDEGPVFQADGVERHRRDALKLLRQGAAYRCFCTAEELAARREEAKRAGAGYGYDGRCGRLDAAVSDARADAGEPFAVRVRAPEEAIEWEDMIHGPMSFPAGSIDDFIILRSDGTPVYNLAVVSDDAEAGMTHVIRGDDHLSNTPKQILLYRALGRPLPAFGHVPLILGSDGKRLSKRHGAMSVLAYRDEGYLPDGMVNFLALLGWSPGDDREVFDVGGLTKAFSISRVLKKSAVFDLEKLGWLNGRHIADAPAADLAGAVVEILGREAREDGRDLSETHPGLDSSPERLARIIDLVKGRPRTLPALARQVSPFFAAGIRYDEDAVKRFWKRPEETAFHLRLLAERLAGEAAFRDVQTLESEVRGLAAELEVGAGRIINPLRVALMGQAVSPGIFEVLEAMGRERTLARVLAAARALDARMATA